A single region of the Paramicrobacterium fandaimingii genome encodes:
- a CDS encoding alpha-N-arabinofuranosidase — translation MTTARITIDRDFRVGDVPRRIFGSFVEHMGRCVYSGIYEPGHPQADERGFRRDVLDLVKEMGPTVVRYPGGNFVSGYNWEDGVGPVDKRPTRIDGAWHTIETNAFGLHEFVDWAREADVEVMEAINLGTRGVDAARALVEYANHPGGTAWSDMRRTNGAEDPFDITLWCLGNELDGPWQIGHKTADEYGRLAQEAGKAMKLVDPSIELVAVGSSNTGMPTFGAWEHAVLNHAYDEVDYISLHAYYQEHDGDAKSFLATAVDMDYFIESVISTADAVGAQRKTTKRINLSFDEWNVWYQRGLDTDDQPHNVEKSWQTHPRLIEDEYNVTDAVVVGTFLNSLLRHGDRVTIANQAQLVNVIAPIRSEEGGPAWRQSIFWPFARMSQLAHGSILRTAVSSDKVDTDKYGDADVVDVSATWDEEHGTVAFFLANRGLDEAADVSVKLGGFTASGVSRAEVLTVPEGGDRFTSNTQNAQPVGLTPLEGVTVDGSALTLKLPALSWAVVVVEVTRA, via the coding sequence ATGACCACCGCTCGCATCACCATCGACCGCGACTTCAGAGTCGGCGATGTGCCTCGGCGCATCTTCGGCTCGTTCGTCGAGCACATGGGACGCTGCGTCTATTCCGGCATCTACGAGCCGGGGCATCCTCAGGCCGATGAGCGCGGGTTCCGCCGCGACGTTCTCGATCTCGTCAAGGAGATGGGGCCGACAGTCGTGCGTTACCCGGGAGGCAACTTCGTCTCGGGGTACAACTGGGAAGACGGGGTCGGCCCTGTCGACAAGCGCCCAACGCGCATCGATGGTGCCTGGCACACGATCGAGACGAATGCGTTCGGCCTGCACGAGTTCGTCGACTGGGCGCGCGAGGCCGACGTCGAGGTGATGGAGGCCATCAACCTCGGAACCCGGGGAGTGGATGCCGCTCGCGCACTCGTGGAGTACGCAAACCACCCCGGGGGCACAGCGTGGAGCGACATGCGACGCACGAACGGAGCGGAGGACCCCTTCGACATCACACTCTGGTGCCTGGGCAATGAACTTGACGGTCCGTGGCAGATCGGCCACAAGACCGCGGACGAGTACGGACGACTCGCGCAAGAGGCCGGTAAGGCAATGAAGCTCGTCGACCCGTCGATCGAGCTCGTTGCGGTTGGCAGCTCGAACACCGGAATGCCCACGTTCGGCGCCTGGGAGCACGCGGTGCTGAATCACGCGTACGACGAGGTGGACTACATCTCGCTACACGCCTACTACCAAGAGCACGATGGCGACGCGAAGAGCTTTCTCGCCACGGCCGTCGACATGGACTACTTCATCGAGTCGGTCATCTCGACGGCGGATGCCGTGGGGGCACAGCGCAAGACGACAAAGCGCATCAACCTCTCGTTCGACGAGTGGAACGTCTGGTACCAGCGCGGGCTCGACACCGACGACCAGCCGCACAACGTCGAGAAGAGCTGGCAGACGCACCCGCGTCTGATCGAAGACGAGTACAACGTCACGGATGCTGTCGTCGTCGGCACGTTCCTCAACTCGCTGCTGCGGCACGGCGACCGCGTGACCATCGCCAACCAGGCTCAGCTCGTCAACGTGATCGCGCCGATCCGCAGCGAAGAGGGCGGCCCGGCATGGCGTCAGAGCATCTTCTGGCCATTCGCCCGCATGTCGCAGCTTGCTCACGGAAGCATTCTGCGCACGGCCGTCTCGAGCGACAAGGTAGACACAGACAAGTACGGTGATGCCGATGTCGTCGACGTGAGCGCAACGTGGGATGAAGAGCACGGCACAGTTGCGTTCTTCCTCGCCAATCGTGGGCTCGACGAGGCGGCAGATGTGTCAGTGAAGCTCGGCGGGTTCACGGCATCCGGGGTTTCCCGCGCTGAGGTGCTCACGGTGCCCGAGGGTGGCGACCGCTTCACGTCGAATACGCAGAACGCGCAGCCCGTCGGCCTCACGCCGCTCGAGGGCGTCACTGTCGACGGTTCCGCGCTCACGCTGAAGCTGCCGGCGCTCTCGTGGGCGGTCGTCGTCGTCGAGGTGACGAGAGCGTAG
- a CDS encoding carbohydrate ABC transporter permease: MSTLTEQHTVPAGGRSAASIAPARKKKLGPAGIAALVVLIVLAVAWLLPFFWAIVTSLKSETDAASAALWPAQGFTFDAYAKVLAEGNVPIWAWNSLFTAALITLITVLTSALAAYAFSRMRFRGQKWAYIVVIAAIAVPPQVLIVPLFYEMLAMDLVDTYWGLILPQVVQPIIVLILKQFFDQIPIELEDAARVDGASRLRVFTSIVMPLSRPILAAVSIFVFVWAWNNFLWPFIIINDPQLMTLPVGLQTVKSAYGIQYAQNMAMAILAALPLIIVFLFFQRQIIKGISTTGFGGQ; the protein is encoded by the coding sequence ATGTCGACACTTACCGAACAACACACAGTTCCCGCGGGCGGCCGCTCGGCAGCATCCATCGCCCCCGCCCGAAAGAAGAAGCTCGGTCCGGCCGGAATCGCAGCACTTGTCGTGCTCATCGTGCTTGCGGTGGCGTGGCTGCTCCCATTCTTCTGGGCAATCGTCACGTCGCTCAAAAGCGAGACGGATGCCGCCTCGGCAGCGCTCTGGCCGGCACAGGGCTTCACGTTCGACGCATACGCCAAGGTGCTCGCCGAGGGCAACGTGCCGATCTGGGCGTGGAACAGCCTGTTCACGGCGGCGTTGATCACGCTCATTACGGTGCTCACCTCGGCACTTGCCGCCTACGCGTTCTCACGCATGCGCTTTCGCGGGCAGAAGTGGGCGTACATCGTGGTGATCGCGGCGATCGCCGTTCCGCCTCAGGTGCTCATCGTTCCTCTCTTCTACGAGATGCTCGCGATGGACCTCGTTGACACGTACTGGGGCCTCATTCTGCCGCAGGTGGTGCAGCCGATCATCGTGCTGATTCTCAAGCAGTTCTTCGACCAGATTCCGATTGAGCTTGAAGACGCGGCGCGTGTCGACGGCGCAAGCAGACTGCGCGTCTTCACGTCGATCGTGATGCCGTTGTCCCGGCCAATTCTCGCGGCGGTGTCGATCTTCGTGTTCGTGTGGGCGTGGAACAACTTTCTGTGGCCCTTCATCATCATCAACGACCCGCAGCTGATGACGCTGCCCGTCGGCCTGCAGACGGTGAAGAGCGCCTACGGCATCCAGTACGCGCAGAACATGGCGATGGCGATTCTCGCCGCACTGCCCCTCATCATCGTCTTTCTCTTCTTCCAACGCCAGATCATCAAGGGCATCTCCACCACCGGCTTCGGTGGACAGTAA
- a CDS encoding aldose 1-epimerase family protein: MTRALSGRNITLQHGDYAASIASIGATLRELTFAGRNLVVPFAESEMRPAYRGATLVPWPNRVVDGRYVWEGTEQQLPLTEPGRGHALHGLGAWLEYGILEQSEAAVTLGTAMVAQDGYPFTLDIAVTFRLDDEGLHSSVTATNRGTSAAPFGTGPHPYLVAGAGRVDEWKATVPAASVLTVTDDRLIPTGLEPVEGTQFDFREQRVIGDTFIDHAFTGLARDADGIAEVTVRTNDGTGVVMSWDAACPWVQVHTADRDDAPEISRIGLAVEPMTCPPDAFNSGTDLITLDPDAQATASWSIRAL; this comes from the coding sequence ATGACGAGAGCACTTTCCGGACGGAACATCACCCTGCAGCACGGCGACTACGCGGCATCCATCGCCTCAATCGGCGCAACCCTGCGCGAACTCACGTTCGCCGGGCGCAACCTTGTCGTGCCATTCGCTGAGAGCGAGATGCGGCCCGCGTATCGTGGAGCAACCCTCGTGCCGTGGCCGAATCGCGTCGTTGATGGGCGATACGTCTGGGAGGGAACAGAGCAACAGCTGCCACTGACCGAGCCGGGGCGGGGACACGCGCTGCACGGGCTCGGTGCATGGCTCGAGTACGGCATCCTTGAGCAGAGCGAGGCCGCCGTCACGCTGGGCACCGCGATGGTCGCGCAAGACGGTTACCCCTTCACACTCGATATCGCCGTCACGTTTCGGCTTGACGACGAGGGCCTGCACAGTTCGGTCACGGCGACGAACCGCGGCACCTCGGCAGCGCCGTTCGGCACGGGGCCGCACCCCTATCTCGTTGCGGGCGCGGGCCGCGTCGACGAGTGGAAAGCGACGGTTCCCGCCGCGTCTGTTCTGACCGTGACCGACGACCGGCTGATCCCCACGGGGCTGGAGCCGGTTGAAGGCACACAGTTCGACTTTCGCGAGCAGCGGGTGATCGGCGACACATTCATCGATCACGCGTTCACCGGGCTTGCACGCGACGCCGACGGAATCGCCGAGGTGACGGTACGCACGAATGACGGCACGGGCGTCGTGATGAGCTGGGATGCCGCATGCCCCTGGGTTCAGGTGCACACCGCCGACCGCGACGACGCGCCCGAGATCAGCCGCATCGGCCTCGCCGTGGAACCCATGACCTGCCCGCCCGACGCCTTCAACTCGGGCACAGATCTGATCACGCTCGATCCCGATGCCCAGGCGACGGCGAGCTGGAGCATCCGCGCTCTCTGA